One Beggiatoa leptomitoformis DNA segment encodes these proteins:
- the prfA gene encoding peptide chain release factor 1, with amino-acid sequence MKPSIQHKLENLSDRLDELNALLSDSDTISDQNRFRDLSKEFSDIQPVVACFQQYKKVLANIEAAKEMLKDPEMKDLAEDELKQADAEQEQLNESLQILLLPKDPDDNSNTFLEVRAGTGGDEAAIFAGDLARMYTRYAEKRRWQVEIINENAGEHGGYKEVILRIVGQNAYSALKFESGGHRVQRVPETEAQGRIHTSACTVAVMPEVTEINEFQINPADLKVDTYRSSGAGGQHVNKTDSAIRITHLPTGMVVECQEERSQHKNRAKAMAWLQSRLLKMERDKQNAEQAATRRSLVGSGDRSERIRTYNFPQGRITDHRINLTLYQLDYVLEGDLDLLIAPLTHEHQMDLLANLVE; translated from the coding sequence ATGAAACCTTCGATTCAACACAAACTTGAAAACTTATCAGACCGTTTAGATGAGCTAAACGCGCTCCTTTCAGATTCTGATACGATTTCTGATCAAAACCGCTTCCGTGATTTATCCAAAGAATTTTCTGATATTCAACCTGTTGTTGCTTGTTTTCAACAATACAAGAAAGTATTAGCTAATATAGAAGCCGCTAAAGAAATGCTCAAAGACCCTGAGATGAAAGACTTAGCGGAAGACGAGCTTAAACAAGCTGATGCAGAACAAGAACAGCTCAACGAATCCTTACAAATTTTGTTGTTGCCAAAAGACCCTGATGACAACAGCAATACCTTTTTAGAAGTACGTGCAGGCACAGGTGGTGATGAAGCGGCGATTTTTGCAGGAGATTTAGCGCGGATGTACACCCGCTATGCAGAAAAACGCAGGTGGCAGGTAGAAATTATCAATGAAAACGCGGGAGAACATGGCGGTTATAAAGAAGTTATTTTGCGTATTGTGGGGCAAAATGCGTATTCCGCACTAAAGTTCGAATCAGGTGGACATCGTGTGCAACGTGTACCAGAAACCGAAGCACAAGGACGGATTCATACATCAGCATGTACTGTCGCAGTAATGCCAGAAGTGACAGAAATTAATGAATTTCAAATCAATCCTGCCGATTTAAAAGTTGATACCTATCGCTCGTCAGGGGCAGGGGGGCAACATGTTAATAAAACCGATTCTGCCATTCGAATCACCCATTTACCGACTGGAATGGTTGTCGAGTGTCAAGAAGAACGCTCACAACATAAAAATAGAGCAAAAGCAATGGCTTGGTTGCAGTCACGGCTGTTAAAAATGGAACGTGACAAACAGAATGCAGAGCAAGCGGCTACACGGCGTAGCTTAGTTGGCAGTGGCGACCGTTCAGAACGGATTCGTACTTACAATTTCCCACAAGGGCGCATTACTGACCATCGAATCAATTTAACGTTGTATCAACTGGATTATGTATTAGAAGGGGATTTAGATTTGCTAATTGCGCCATTGACACATGAGCATCAAATGGATTTACTGGCGAATTTGGTAGAGTAG
- a CDS encoding TonB-dependent receptor plug domain-containing protein, whose protein sequence is MRYITSYFVVVLYRLKFVLLCMLSFSLSYTVVYAAEKDDLLDVPLESLLVMQVSVASKTEEQLGEAPSSVTVFTRQQLSRMGVKSVEALLNFVPGFTTSRETVFGQGYTVSARGSTTPQASYNILFMLDGQRLNGDLGGGALDYNHLISLYNVKQVEIIRGPGSALYGTGAFSGVVNIITETDANEVFVGAGDMDSREAYFNVSKKGKDWHVAASARYFEDAGQTYTHLIDPYVASTQDPRQGDDGNLSINYKDLKFTLQHSSRDFTDFYVASSLGNGNNSFESDRNAAFFRYNLVDNKESSWSLEGGYTEMGLTTVEEAYSQRTMEELSSTVNTTGKAAVLKITDSTEHAWNIGINGRQQWNKEHGSSIGIQWYNPVIDEYHQLSNYNLRELNNALFSMPPSGTVTYYDGIVEDALYNKDDGRDILGIYLQHKYQPIESLDITLGSRYDRYSDFGNTVNPRLAVVYSLSDTTKLKGMYGEAFRAPSIRQLSTPLLGNRDLKPEKIKTLELAWLQQHNGFQTALTYFHSRSQDKIDTVLVAPNSRRFMNLDDKLTTDGWELEASTDVFYGISLRAAYSLLNHTEENPRRFPKQTFSFIANYHHEDWNINISSYFNDEVEQQVTSGEFITLDSYWVTDMNVRYEFAKNMTAIGKVDNLLDEEYYSSSKNSAFNEGLINRGRSYSLGLEVTF, encoded by the coding sequence ATGAGGTATATCACATCTTACTTTGTTGTTGTTTTATACCGTTTAAAGTTCGTACTATTATGTATGTTGTCTTTTTCACTCAGTTATACAGTTGTATATGCTGCTGAGAAAGACGACTTGCTTGATGTGCCATTAGAAAGTTTATTGGTAATGCAAGTCTCTGTTGCTTCTAAAACAGAAGAACAATTAGGAGAAGCACCTTCGTCAGTTACTGTTTTTACACGTCAACAACTCTCTCGTATGGGCGTTAAGTCTGTAGAAGCATTATTGAATTTTGTACCCGGATTCACGACCAGCCGCGAAACGGTTTTTGGGCAAGGCTATACGGTTAGTGCGAGAGGTAGCACCACACCACAAGCTTCTTATAACATATTATTTATGCTGGATGGTCAACGCTTAAATGGCGATTTAGGGGGTGGTGCGTTAGATTATAATCATCTCATATCATTATATAATGTCAAACAGGTGGAAATTATTCGCGGACCGGGTTCTGCTCTATATGGCACGGGTGCGTTTTCGGGTGTTGTCAATATCATCACCGAAACGGATGCTAATGAAGTGTTTGTTGGTGCAGGTGATATGGATAGTCGGGAAGCCTATTTTAATGTGTCAAAAAAAGGCAAGGATTGGCATGTTGCCGCTTCAGCGCGTTATTTTGAAGATGCAGGACAAACCTATACCCATTTAATTGACCCATACGTTGCTTCTACACAAGACCCACGTCAAGGCGATGATGGTAATTTATCTATAAATTATAAAGATTTGAAATTTACCTTACAGCATAGTTCACGTGACTTTACTGATTTTTACGTGGCTAGTAGCTTAGGTAATGGCAACAACTCGTTTGAATCTGATAGAAACGCCGCCTTTTTCCGTTATAACCTTGTGGATAATAAAGAATCTAGTTGGTCTTTAGAAGGTGGTTACACAGAAATGGGGCTGACAACCGTCGAAGAAGCGTATTCGCAACGCACAATGGAAGAGTTGTCCAGCACAGTAAATACTACAGGCAAGGCTGCCGTGTTGAAAATAACGGACTCAACAGAACATGCTTGGAATATCGGCATTAATGGGCGACAACAATGGAATAAAGAACATGGCTCTTCTATTGGTATACAGTGGTACAACCCTGTTATTGATGAATATCATCAATTGAGTAACTACAATTTACGAGAATTAAACAATGCATTATTTAGTATGCCCCCTTCAGGGACAGTCACCTATTATGACGGTATAGTGGAAGATGCACTGTATAATAAAGATGATGGACGCGATATTTTGGGTATTTATCTACAACATAAATACCAACCAATAGAAAGTTTAGATATTACTTTAGGCTCTCGTTATGACCGCTATTCTGATTTTGGCAACACCGTTAATCCACGTCTTGCTGTCGTTTATTCCCTTAGTGATACAACAAAATTAAAAGGCATGTATGGTGAAGCTTTTCGCGCTCCCTCAATTAGACAACTATCTACGCCACTATTGGGGAATCGTGATTTAAAACCAGAAAAAATAAAAACGTTAGAATTAGCTTGGTTGCAACAACATAATGGTTTCCAAACGGCACTGACTTATTTTCACAGTCGTTCCCAAGATAAGATAGATACTGTTTTAGTCGCTCCTAATAGTCGTAGATTTATGAATTTAGACGATAAACTAACAACAGATGGTTGGGAATTAGAAGCTTCAACCGATGTTTTTTATGGTATATCCTTGCGAGCAGCTTATTCCTTGCTGAACCACACAGAAGAAAATCCACGTCGTTTTCCGAAACAAACTTTCTCGTTTATTGCCAATTATCATCATGAGGATTGGAACATTAACATCAGTAGTTATTTTAATGATGAGGTTGAGCAGCAAGTGACCAGTGGCGAATTTATCACGTTGGATTCTTATTGGGTAACTGATATGAATGTTCGTTATGAATTTGCAAAAAACATGACGGCAATTGGAAAAGTTGACAATCTATTGGATGAGGAATATTACAGCTCTTCTAAAAATAGTGCGTTTAATGAAGGGCTTATTAATCGCGGACGTAGTTATTCGTTAGGCTTAGAAGTGACTTTTTAG
- a CDS encoding fructosamine kinase family protein, whose product MVHNTIDWQAISTHISNTTGQYFEVQTHYPIAGGNINYAYRIEGAGQNYFVKLNTFDKFDMFVAEAMGLAELGQPAVIKVPVPICWGKTAEHAYLVLEYLPLRRDNLQQTSSKFGQQLAVMHRVSCAPAPFGWYRNNYIGTTPQTNTLAYDWVDFWCKNRLGYQLQLAHDNGYIGEIQELGARLLTEVALFFTTYKPYNSLLHGDLWSGNYDIDIHGEPVIFDPAMYYGDREADIATTELFGGFHTSFYDAYQATWALDEGYTVRKNLYNLYHVLNHLNLFGGSYLAQAERIMHQLLSELH is encoded by the coding sequence ATGGTACATAACACGATAGATTGGCAAGCAATTTCGACTCACATCAGCAATACCACAGGACAATATTTTGAAGTACAAACGCATTATCCCATTGCAGGAGGCAATATTAATTATGCTTACCGTATTGAAGGTGCGGGACAAAACTACTTTGTAAAATTAAATACCTTTGATAAATTTGATATGTTTGTTGCAGAAGCTATGGGACTTGCTGAACTTGGACAACCTGCGGTCATTAAAGTGCCTGTTCCCATTTGTTGGGGGAAAACGGCAGAACACGCCTATCTCGTTTTAGAATACTTACCACTGCGCCGCGACAATTTACAACAAACCAGCTCCAAATTTGGGCAACAATTGGCCGTTATGCACCGTGTTTCTTGCGCGCCCGCTCCTTTTGGTTGGTATCGCAATAACTACATAGGCACTACCCCACAAACAAATACATTGGCATACGATTGGGTAGATTTTTGGTGCAAAAATCGACTGGGTTATCAATTACAACTCGCCCATGACAATGGCTATATAGGGGAAATACAAGAATTAGGCGCGCGATTGCTAACAGAGGTAGCCTTATTTTTTACCACATATAAACCCTATAATTCACTACTACACGGCGATTTATGGTCAGGCAACTATGATATTGATATTCATGGAGAACCCGTTATTTTTGACCCTGCCATGTACTATGGTGATAGAGAAGCCGACATTGCGACCACCGAATTATTTGGTGGATTTCACACCAGCTTTTACGATGCGTATCAAGCGACATGGGCATTAGATGAAGGCTATACGGTACGGAAAAATTTATATAACCTATATCACGTTTTAAACCATCTCAACTTGTTTGGTGGCAGTTATTTGGCACAAGCAGAACGAATTATGCACCAGTTGTTAAGTGAACTGCATTAA
- a CDS encoding sensor histidine kinase: protein MPVTKTYSLQRFFSRMLIIFAIQILLVGIAILFVSVHFIQSGIIERQSLLVNALVTQSNRYLSETEEVMRSLAYELTASTVSYQTRLLTQIRTAYPRFASLYLLDAKGYVQVESTASSISMLGLDLMNTAYYQQAKTSNKTYFSDPFISLVSGRTAITIAIPVMLHDKLRGILVGELDVNLLQNTLEQFQLDNQVVSFIVDRQGTLLAHPNRQWVQERQNFGDWLLVKQGRAGASGFQVFNQNDTWMMGSVMLMANGWVVITTQPLLLGARPLIVTLCVALIIFVVNLVIFFLIQRHHRRQIIEPLSTLAERANLVAQGQYHEALSMQQLIYVQEVASLSESFRLMVNFIKERDKALEKQIVVLETAKNAAEAATQAKSEFLANMSHELRTPLNAIIGYAEILQMDAEEKSEETFVEYTQNILSSGEHLLTIINDVLDISKIEAGKMELHLDRFEVGDMLNEIRTMVDPLVKHNKNTLTVSYLTILGEMQTDLVKLRQCVLNLLSNAAKFTQQGQITLEVKRIVDHNNESWITFRVMDTGIGMTTEQINKLFGAFTQMDSSSTRRYGGTGLGLALTRHFARLLGGDVNVISEKGKGSTFTLFIPVMLPKVENNMDEIVSI from the coding sequence ATGCCTGTCACAAAAACCTATTCGCTACAACGTTTTTTTTCAAGAATGTTGATAATCTTTGCCATACAAATTTTATTAGTGGGCATTGCTATTTTATTTGTCAGTGTTCATTTTATCCAAAGCGGTATTATTGAAAGACAAAGTTTATTGGTAAATGCGTTAGTTACACAAAGTAATCGCTATTTATCTGAAACTGAAGAAGTTATGCGTAGTTTAGCCTATGAACTGACCGCGTCAACTGTTTCTTATCAAACCCGATTGCTCACCCAAATTCGTACAGCGTACCCGCGATTTGCTAGTTTATACCTGCTTGATGCTAAAGGGTATGTGCAAGTTGAATCGACTGCCTCTAGCATCAGTATGTTAGGCTTAGACTTAATGAATACGGCTTACTATCAACAGGCTAAAACTTCCAATAAAACCTATTTTTCCGACCCTTTTATTTCCTTAGTCAGTGGGCGCACTGCGATTACTATTGCAATTCCCGTCATGCTCCATGACAAATTAAGGGGCATTTTGGTGGGGGAGTTAGATGTCAACTTATTACAAAATACGTTAGAGCAGTTTCAATTGGATAATCAAGTTGTTTCTTTTATTGTCGACCGTCAAGGAACATTACTTGCTCATCCTAATCGTCAATGGGTACAAGAACGGCAAAATTTTGGTGATTGGTTATTGGTTAAGCAAGGACGTGCAGGTGCTTCAGGGTTTCAAGTTTTTAATCAAAATGATACATGGATGATGGGTAGTGTTATGTTGATGGCAAACGGTTGGGTAGTCATTACTACTCAACCGTTGTTATTAGGCGCGCGTCCGTTGATTGTTACGTTGTGTGTTGCCCTGATTATTTTTGTTGTCAATCTTGTTATTTTCTTTTTAATTCAACGTCATCATCGTAGGCAAATTATTGAACCACTTTCTACGCTTGCAGAAAGAGCCAATCTTGTTGCTCAAGGACAGTATCATGAAGCCCTTTCTATGCAACAATTGATTTATGTTCAGGAAGTTGCCAGTTTAAGCGAAAGTTTTCGTTTGATGGTCAACTTTATTAAAGAACGGGATAAAGCACTAGAAAAGCAAATAGTTGTTTTGGAGACTGCAAAAAATGCAGCGGAGGCAGCAACACAGGCGAAAAGCGAATTTTTAGCCAATATGAGCCATGAGTTACGTACACCTTTAAACGCGATTATTGGTTATGCTGAAATTTTACAAATGGATGCAGAAGAAAAGTCGGAGGAAACTTTTGTGGAGTACACGCAAAATATTCTCAGTTCGGGAGAACATTTATTAACAATTATCAATGATGTTTTAGATATATCAAAAATTGAAGCAGGAAAAATGGAGCTACATTTAGACCGTTTTGAGGTGGGTGATATGCTTAATGAAATTCGTACAATGGTTGACCCATTGGTTAAGCATAATAAAAACACTTTAACGGTGAGCTATTTGACCATATTAGGCGAAATGCAGACAGATTTGGTTAAATTACGCCAATGTGTTTTAAATTTATTAAGTAATGCGGCAAAATTTACCCAACAAGGGCAAATCACTTTGGAAGTAAAACGGATTGTTGATCATAATAATGAAAGTTGGATAACGTTTCGGGTAATGGATACGGGTATTGGTATGACCACCGAACAAATTAATAAATTATTTGGTGCTTTTACACAGATGGATAGTTCTAGTACGCGCCGTTATGGCGGAACAGGGTTAGGACTTGCGCTTACTCGGCATTTTGCCCGCTTATTGGGTGGAGATGTCAATGTTATCAGTGAAAAAGGCAAAGGCAGTACGTTTACTTTATTTATCCCTGTAATGTTACCTAAAGTTGAGAATAATATGGATGAAATTGTTAGTATTTAA
- a CDS encoding ABC transporter substrate-binding protein: MHSRIKKRFMYYSLMSGWLISLLGCQQVDNQIPVGFIVELTGVHSDLGVEARDGAQFAIEMLNTQGGIQGRPLKLLVEDDQGIPAKTQQACEQLIKSKVVAIVGTMTSTTTLAALESVTLQQTLLISPAASSRLLVKKEDNLIRLMSSGLDEGIAMARYAYQKMGGRSAVGIIDVNNSIYTESVWETIQTEFKQLGGEIKQTLSFTSGKTDLVGLISNTSLNIDNNDVVFILASATDTALLLQYMHQQNIQAQFFASGWVDSHDLLRKGGRVTENLKLTLYYNPYSTAPAFTQFTHDFYTRFQKNPSFGSIYAYESILILAEGLRRTNGEMQGLEEALLQIENFPLLQDTVSINKYGDVVRNIYIATIRNGKIEILDKVITNP, encoded by the coding sequence ATGCATTCACGCATAAAAAAACGGTTTATGTATTATTCACTGATGAGTGGTTGGTTAATCAGCTTATTGGGGTGTCAGCAGGTTGATAATCAGATTCCTGTTGGATTTATCGTAGAGTTGACGGGCGTTCATTCAGATTTAGGGGTGGAAGCACGTGATGGCGCACAGTTCGCGATAGAGATGTTAAATACACAAGGGGGGATTCAAGGTCGTCCACTAAAACTGTTGGTTGAGGATGATCAAGGCATACCTGCAAAAACGCAGCAGGCTTGTGAGCAATTGATAAAAAGTAAAGTCGTAGCAATTGTTGGTACAATGACCAGTACAACAACCCTTGCAGCCCTTGAAAGTGTCACCCTACAGCAGACTCTGTTGATTAGTCCTGCTGCTTCAAGTCGTTTGTTAGTCAAGAAAGAAGATAATTTAATTCGTTTAATGTCAAGCGGTTTAGATGAGGGTATTGCAATGGCTCGTTACGCTTATCAAAAAATGGGTGGACGGTCCGCGGTGGGTATTATTGATGTCAATAATAGTATTTATACTGAATCGGTATGGGAAACTATTCAGACAGAATTTAAACAGTTAGGTGGTGAGATTAAACAGACGTTATCATTTACATCAGGTAAAACAGATTTAGTCGGACTTATTAGTAACACGTCACTAAACATTGATAATAATGATGTGGTTTTTATATTAGCCTCTGCTACAGATACTGCTCTATTATTACAATATATGCACCAGCAAAACATACAGGCACAGTTTTTCGCGTCGGGTTGGGTTGATAGCCATGATTTGTTGAGAAAAGGAGGGCGTGTTACCGAAAATTTAAAATTAACCTTATATTATAATCCTTATAGTACTGCACCAGCCTTTACACAATTCACACATGACTTTTATACGCGCTTCCAAAAGAATCCAAGCTTTGGTTCAATTTATGCTTATGAATCCATTTTAATTCTTGCTGAGGGGCTTCGCCGAACCAATGGAGAAATGCAAGGGTTAGAAGAAGCTTTATTACAAATTGAAAACTTTCCTCTACTACAAGATACTGTTTCAATAAATAAATATGGTGATGTAGTACGTAATATTTACATTGCCACTATTCGTAATGGAAAAATAGAAATACTTGACAAAGTAATTACTAATCCATAA
- a CDS encoding response regulator gives MSPVNYPIRILLVDDHIVVRAGYRRLIERQSHLQIVAEASNGEIGYQLYIQHQPDVIVMDLSMPGRGGITTIQRLSSRTNKARVLVFSMHEEPIFAEHALLAGASGYITKSSAPEVLVEAIERVAQGEMYLGNDIAQKLALHSVLNNASAGIKNLSTREFEVFRLLAEGLSTTDIAAQLAVSHKTIANYYSQIRQKLNVNNTAELIRLAIRHGIVKI, from the coding sequence ATGTCACCAGTAAACTATCCTATCCGTATTTTACTCGTTGATGACCACATCGTGGTTAGAGCGGGTTATCGACGCTTGATAGAACGTCAATCACACCTACAAATTGTGGCAGAAGCCAGCAATGGCGAGATTGGTTATCAACTTTATATACAACATCAACCCGATGTCATTGTGATGGATTTATCCATGCCCGGTAGAGGTGGCATTACAACCATTCAACGCTTATCCTCACGAACCAATAAAGCCCGCGTGTTAGTTTTTTCTATGCACGAAGAACCCATTTTTGCAGAACACGCGCTATTAGCAGGGGCATCGGGTTATATTACTAAAAGTAGCGCACCTGAAGTATTAGTAGAAGCGATAGAGCGGGTTGCACAAGGTGAAATGTATCTGGGAAACGATATTGCGCAAAAACTGGCTTTACACAGTGTACTGAACAACGCAAGCGCAGGCATAAAAAATTTATCTACCCGCGAATTTGAAGTATTTCGCTTGTTAGCTGAAGGATTATCAACAACAGATATTGCTGCACAACTCGCAGTTAGCCACAAAACAATTGCCAACTACTACAGCCAAATCCGCCAAAAACTAAACGTCAACAACACCGCAGAATTAATTCGATTAGCAATTCGTCACGGTATTGTAAAAATCTAA
- a CDS encoding LapD/MoxY N-terminal periplasmic domain-containing protein: MSLRLKISLFISGGTLLVLLFAILLVVMNARSAVEEEVNSTAQLTLDLLETILSDLPNDSAHYQTIIQHLKNMEKRRHLTIHLQNANNTEILHDNPVMQTIPTVPRWFTALVAPQTHLFQRTLTSTALTQTTHILLQTDPSDEIKEAWQESSDLLMLILGFAVSLIILLYIGLGLALRPLSQLQQALDAIEHRQYQTRLPQFKLSEFNKLAQQFNGMAQELQRIQQENQRLLQYSLTLQEEERRTIARELHDELGQCLNAIKADAFFIMGDNQQPAIHDSAQAIADTASYVYNLVKDMIRRLRPAALDELGLIAALQQTLSDWQTRYPQTQVDFQTTGDFSHLDATTNIHLYRIVQEGLTNVAKHANATVLQINLVYHTEKNTIQLIINDNGNGFDTQIYHAGLGLIGIRERVEALAGQLNIDSDKGQGMRLSLMLPLQN, from the coding sequence ATGAGTTTACGCCTAAAAATTAGCTTATTTATCAGTGGTGGCACACTACTTGTTCTATTATTTGCCATCCTCCTTGTCGTGATGAATGCACGCAGTGCTGTAGAAGAAGAAGTCAACTCAACAGCGCAACTAACCCTTGATTTACTTGAAACCATTTTAAGTGACTTACCAAATGACAGCGCGCATTACCAAACCATTATTCAGCATCTTAAAAATATGGAAAAACGTCGTCATCTCACCATTCATCTACAAAATGCGAACAACACAGAAATCCTGCATGACAACCCTGTTATGCAAACCATACCCACTGTACCCCGCTGGTTTACTGCACTAGTTGCACCACAAACCCATCTTTTCCAACGCACGCTTACCTCAACGGCTTTAACCCAAACTACCCATATTCTGTTACAAACTGACCCAAGCGATGAAATAAAAGAAGCGTGGCAAGAATCATCCGATTTATTAATGCTGATTTTAGGGTTTGCTGTCAGCCTTATTATTTTACTTTACATTGGATTAGGGCTTGCATTACGTCCACTCAGCCAATTACAACAAGCCTTAGATGCCATTGAACATCGCCAATACCAAACCCGTTTACCCCAATTTAAACTATCTGAATTTAATAAATTAGCGCAACAATTCAATGGAATGGCGCAAGAACTACAACGCATCCAACAAGAAAACCAACGCCTGCTCCAATACTCACTCACCCTACAAGAAGAAGAACGGCGCACCATTGCACGAGAACTCCATGACGAATTAGGACAATGTTTAAACGCGATTAAAGCCGATGCGTTTTTTATCATGGGTGATAACCAACAGCCCGCTATTCATGACAGTGCGCAAGCAATTGCCGATACAGCCAGTTACGTTTACAACCTAGTTAAAGACATGATTCGTCGCTTACGCCCTGCGGCTTTAGACGAATTAGGTTTAATTGCCGCCTTACAACAAACCCTCAGTGATTGGCAAACCCGCTACCCACAAACCCAAGTCGACTTCCAAACCACAGGCGATTTTTCCCACCTAGATGCAACAACGAATATTCATCTTTATCGCATTGTACAAGAAGGCTTAACCAACGTTGCAAAACACGCAAATGCAACGGTATTACAAATTAATTTGGTCTATCACACAGAAAAAAACACAATCCAATTAATAATTAACGACAATGGGAATGGTTTTGACACACAAATTTATCATGCAGGATTAGGCTTAATTGGAATACGTGAACGGGTTGAAGCACTCGCAGGACAATTAAATATTGATAGTGACAAAGGACAGGGGATGCGTTTAAGCCTCATGTTACCGTTACAAAACTGA